The following are encoded together in the Geobacter sulfurreducens PCA genome:
- a CDS encoding electron transfer flavoprotein subunit alpha, giving the protein MTQPVKPKKPRGRARLIEGKCIACGARCQSACPVNCIDMNDAGEPIILSEKCIGCVKCVKVCPAEALEMFFTPEELKILEELARQQEAAGAGGAAEEVDEEEAALARMLAAYRGVWVFIEQTEGEPAKVSWELLGVGGELARSLGTELCAVVIGRDVEHLCRESFAYGATKAYLLDQEVFLHYRTEPYLEACCYLIGKYKPEIILMGATGMGRDLAGAVATRVKTGLTADCTGLDVDDKRNLKQTRPAFGGNIMATIMCDRFRPQMATVRPHVMKMPERIEGATGEIVREQCAINEADILTKVLEIIRDKKGDHVDLAGAEFIVSGGRGMMAPENFSILKELADELGGVVGASRSAVDAGWMPHERQVGQTGKTVRPKIYIACGISGAIQHLVGMQDSDVVIAINRDKDAPIFQVATYGIVGDLFQIVPAITQRIRELKNQGPVTGG; this is encoded by the coding sequence ATGACTCAACCGGTAAAACCGAAGAAACCCCGGGGCCGGGCACGGCTGATCGAAGGAAAGTGCATCGCCTGCGGCGCCCGGTGCCAGAGCGCCTGCCCAGTCAACTGTATCGACATGAACGACGCCGGCGAGCCGATCATTCTCAGCGAGAAGTGCATCGGCTGCGTCAAGTGCGTCAAGGTCTGCCCGGCCGAGGCCCTGGAGATGTTCTTCACCCCCGAGGAGCTGAAGATCCTCGAAGAGCTGGCTCGCCAGCAGGAGGCCGCCGGAGCCGGCGGGGCCGCCGAAGAGGTGGACGAGGAAGAAGCTGCCCTGGCCCGGATGCTCGCCGCTTATCGGGGGGTTTGGGTCTTCATTGAGCAGACCGAGGGTGAGCCGGCCAAGGTTTCCTGGGAACTGCTTGGGGTGGGGGGCGAGCTCGCCCGCAGCCTCGGCACGGAGCTGTGCGCCGTGGTCATCGGCCGCGACGTGGAGCATCTCTGCCGCGAGTCGTTCGCCTACGGCGCCACCAAGGCCTATCTGCTGGACCAAGAAGTCTTCCTTCACTACCGGACCGAACCCTACCTGGAAGCCTGCTGCTACCTGATCGGGAAGTACAAGCCCGAGATCATCCTCATGGGCGCCACCGGCATGGGCCGCGACCTGGCGGGCGCGGTGGCCACGCGGGTCAAGACCGGCCTGACCGCAGACTGCACCGGGCTGGACGTGGACGACAAGAGGAACCTGAAGCAGACCCGCCCCGCCTTCGGCGGGAACATCATGGCCACCATCATGTGCGACCGGTTCCGCCCCCAGATGGCCACGGTGCGGCCCCACGTCATGAAGATGCCGGAGCGGATCGAGGGTGCCACGGGCGAGATCGTCCGCGAACAGTGCGCCATCAACGAGGCCGACATCCTGACCAAGGTGCTGGAGATCATCCGGGACAAGAAGGGCGACCACGTGGACCTGGCCGGTGCCGAGTTCATCGTTTCCGGCGGCCGCGGCATGATGGCGCCGGAGAACTTCTCCATCCTCAAGGAACTGGCCGACGAACTGGGCGGGGTTGTGGGTGCGTCGCGCAGCGCCGTGGACGCCGGCTGGATGCCCCACGAGCGCCAGGTGGGCCAGACGGGCAAGACGGTGCGACCCAAGATTTACATCGCCTGCGGGATCTCGGGCGCAATCCAGCACCTGGTGGGGATGCAGGATTCCGACGTGGTCATCGCCATTAACCGCGACAAGGACGCCCCCATCTTTCAGGTGGCCACCTACGGCATCGTGGGTGACCTGTTCCAGATCGTCCCGGCCATTACCCAGCGCATCCGGGAGCTGAAGAATCAGGGTCCTGTGACCGGCGGCTAG
- a CDS encoding electron transfer flavoprotein subunit beta/FixA family protein, whose translation MLAISCIKQVPDTTQVQIDPVTNTLVREGIPFIVNPYDTHALEEGLRIKDRYGFRAVALSMGPPNAEAALKKALAMGADEAILCSDRCFGGADTLSTSNVLAAAIKRIADEAGDEIGIVFCGKQTIDGDTAQVGPGIAVRLGFSQLTLVDRIEHLDAAARTIRVRRKLEGRYEVVEAPLPVMITVVRELNRPRYPTVPLRLASVDAAVKVWNNEVLRLDVNSVGLKGSPTWVSRIFSPERAKGEIIGDGMVDPVGTANLLINQLLAKDLLAV comes from the coding sequence ATGCTCGCCATTTCCTGCATCAAACAAGTGCCGGATACCACCCAGGTCCAGATCGATCCGGTGACCAACACCCTCGTGCGGGAGGGTATCCCGTTCATCGTCAACCCCTATGACACCCATGCCCTGGAAGAGGGGCTGCGGATCAAGGACCGCTACGGCTTCAGGGCCGTGGCGCTTTCCATGGGGCCGCCCAATGCCGAAGCCGCCCTCAAGAAGGCGCTGGCCATGGGCGCCGATGAGGCGATCCTCTGCTCCGACCGCTGTTTCGGCGGTGCCGACACCCTATCCACCAGTAACGTGCTGGCCGCCGCCATCAAGCGGATCGCCGATGAGGCCGGCGACGAGATCGGCATCGTCTTCTGCGGCAAGCAAACCATTGACGGCGATACGGCCCAGGTGGGGCCGGGCATTGCCGTTCGCCTCGGGTTCAGCCAGCTCACGCTGGTGGACCGGATCGAGCACCTGGACGCGGCGGCCCGCACGATCAGGGTGCGGCGCAAGCTGGAGGGACGCTACGAGGTGGTGGAGGCGCCGCTGCCGGTCATGATTACCGTGGTGCGCGAGCTGAACCGCCCTCGCTATCCCACCGTTCCGCTGCGGCTTGCCTCCGTTGACGCCGCGGTCAAAGTCTGGAACAATGAGGTCCTGCGCCTTGACGTGAACAGCGTCGGCCTCAAGGGGTCGCCCACCTGGGTGAGCCGGATCTTTTCGCCGGAGCGGGCCAAGGGAGAGATCATCGGCGACGGCATGGTAGATCCGGTGGGCACGGCCAACCTGCTGATCAATCAACTGCTGGCAAAGGATCTGCTGGCGGTGTGA
- a CDS encoding GNAT family N-acetyltransferase yields MEIGPFNGESLDLFLALARAEGWISDPWELTFLQRAFPAGCLAATLAGRPVGFVTAVRHGTGGWVGNLLVEREFRGRGIGARLMERAMEELIAAGTETVWLTASPAGRPLYERMGFRELDTVTRWVGAGAPGEASAGVMPLEGMVALDRQGWDDRREALLAAVAERGTLLAGDGGFLVVQPCGDGVQIGPWCGGNGCATALLAGARAVAGSAGRVVLDTPARNVSAAALLNAAGFSVAGRTSLMCVGRSPAYDPSTLFSLASLGSMG; encoded by the coding sequence ATGGAGATCGGTCCGTTCAACGGCGAATCCCTGGACCTGTTCCTGGCCCTGGCCCGTGCCGAAGGGTGGATCAGCGACCCCTGGGAGCTCACATTCCTGCAGCGGGCCTTTCCCGCTGGCTGTCTCGCCGCCACCCTGGCCGGTCGCCCCGTGGGCTTTGTCACGGCGGTCAGGCATGGCACTGGAGGGTGGGTCGGCAATCTCCTCGTCGAACGGGAATTCAGGGGGCGCGGGATCGGCGCCCGGCTCATGGAACGGGCCATGGAGGAGCTGATTGCCGCCGGCACGGAAACGGTCTGGCTGACCGCGTCACCGGCGGGCCGTCCTCTCTATGAGCGCATGGGGTTCCGCGAGCTGGACACCGTTACCCGCTGGGTCGGTGCCGGAGCTCCGGGAGAGGCGTCCGCCGGCGTGATGCCCCTGGAGGGGATGGTGGCGCTGGACCGGCAGGGGTGGGACGACCGGCGCGAGGCGCTCCTGGCGGCCGTGGCGGAGCGCGGCACCCTGCTGGCCGGAGACGGGGGGTTTCTCGTGGTACAGCCCTGCGGTGACGGCGTTCAGATCGGCCCCTGGTGCGGCGGCAACGGCTGCGCCACGGCCCTGCTCGCCGGGGCGCGCGCCGTGGCCGGGTCGGCAGGGAGGGTTGTGCTCGATACGCCGGCACGCAACGTGTCAGCTGCGGCGCTGCTGAACGCTGCCGGCTTCTCCGTGGCCGGCAGGACCTCGCTCATGTGCGTGGGGCGCAGTCCGGCATATGATCCCTCGACGCTATTCTCCCTGGCCAGTCTGGGGAGTATGGGGTAG
- a CDS encoding radical SAM protein: MATSCDQLKKIQGHPCFGGNHHKNGRMHLAVAPRCNIKCGYCSRKHDCANESRPGVTSRLLTPDEAIVKVREVMASPVVGPIIKVIGIAGPGDPLANEETFETFRLVGEEFPHLIKCMSTNGLLLPESIDRLHDLGLHSLTVTLNALDPAVGSRIYGHILYHGTVYRGEEGARILIENQLEGIRRAVGLGMTVKVNTVLIPGINDGQVSDIGRTVKEFGAFVMNIMPLIPQAELAHVVPPTPKELDVVRRANEAVIGQFKHCRQCRADAVGLIGAELTVGESACALPPAP, encoded by the coding sequence ATGGCAACGTCCTGTGACCAGTTGAAGAAGATACAGGGACACCCCTGTTTTGGCGGCAATCACCACAAGAACGGCCGGATGCACCTTGCCGTGGCGCCCCGCTGCAACATCAAGTGCGGCTACTGTTCCCGCAAGCATGACTGTGCCAACGAGTCACGCCCCGGGGTGACGAGCCGGCTGCTCACCCCGGACGAGGCCATCGTCAAGGTGCGCGAGGTCATGGCGAGTCCGGTTGTGGGACCGATCATCAAGGTCATCGGCATCGCCGGCCCCGGCGATCCCCTGGCCAATGAGGAGACCTTCGAGACCTTCAGGCTCGTGGGGGAAGAGTTCCCTCACCTCATCAAGTGCATGAGCACCAACGGCCTCCTGCTCCCCGAAAGCATCGACCGGCTCCACGACCTGGGGCTCCACAGCCTCACGGTGACCCTCAACGCCCTCGACCCAGCCGTCGGCAGCCGCATCTACGGCCACATCCTCTATCACGGCACGGTGTACCGGGGGGAAGAGGGGGCGCGGATTCTCATCGAAAACCAGCTGGAGGGAATCCGGCGCGCCGTCGGCCTGGGCATGACCGTCAAGGTCAACACCGTCCTCATTCCCGGGATCAATGACGGGCAGGTCAGCGACATAGGACGTACGGTGAAAGAGTTCGGCGCCTTTGTCATGAACATCATGCCCCTCATTCCCCAGGCGGAACTGGCCCATGTCGTGCCGCCGACGCCGAAAGAACTGGACGTGGTCCGCCGCGCCAACGAAGCGGTCATCGGCCAGTTCAAGCATTGCCGCCAGTGCCGGGCGGATGCCGTGGGGCTCATCGGCGCCGAGTTGACCGTGGGCGAGTCGGCCTGCGCGCTGCCGCCCGCCCCCTGA